TTCTTATATGCATCTTTTGGCTTCGGTTTTGGCTTTGGTTTCTTTCTAAGTGGTTCTGCCTCTCCCGCTATTTTTTCTGGAGTAACGTTATCTTCTGTAACTTCTTTTGTAACACTGTCAGTTTCAATAGCTTCTTGAACTTGAACGGATTCGTTTGATGCCTGGATAGAAGATGTAGTAACGAAGTTTGGCAAAACTAAAGTTGTTGCTAGTAACGCTAATAAAGAAAGCCTTTTGATTTTAAACATGTACACTCCCCTTTTAAAAAAGTGCTAAACAAACCTCTTTTTTGGTATTTACCATTTTAAGGATTATCTTCCACATTTATACATTATTTTTTCGTATTTGTAAATGGTTTTAAAAATTTTTGAATATTACAATTTATTTATACGAATTTAATTATTAATAAAATCGGTATTAAACAAGTATTTTATTACTAAGTTCACTGTTTGCATTTGCTTATGTTGTTCGTATATATACAGAACGAATGTTCGTGAAAGGGTGGTTGATGTGGAGACAATCCAAGTAGTGATTGACGACCAACTACAGGCTGTTCCGGTTTTAACCCTAAAGCATGTCAAAGCATTAAGCAAAATCCACACAGGTGGTAGCCCAGGATACGCGTCTGACATTCTCCGTGGTTTGATAGAGGCTGGATTGGTGGAGGAGACTGCAAATGAGTTTGCTGTTTGAGAATCACTATGAGCAAATGGTAAGTCCACTACCTCCGATCGATCCTGATTCAAAATTAGAAAATTACTTTTGAGAGTACAAATCTAAGGTTTGGGAGTATTAATTTGTAACGGTGTTCTGAGGATTCATTTTGATATATTTGGGGACTCTATGTGATCCGAGACTCTTTTTTCGGTGTATATTAATAGCATAGAAAGTTAATCACCAGCCGCCTACGGGCGGTATTTTTGCATTTTCAGAAAGGACAACTTGTTAATTCGACAAGGGATGAAAGTATGTGAAAAACTAAGGCTTGCTTTCGCGAAACGATTCCCATGAAATTTTAGCTGATCAATTAAAAAATTCCTTTACAAGCAAATAGTCAGAATTGAAAACATATTGCGCTCGAATTATAATTTTACTTAATTTACAATAAAATCCATACAGTGGAGGGATTGGTTAATGAAACGATTCATACCTGTTTTACATGCAGCTCTTGTAACCTCTGTACTATTCGGCTTGCAGGGAGTCAGCTTGGCACAGGAAAAGAATGGTGAAGCTATGGTGGAACAGCAGGAGATCGGGCTCATCGAAATCGGCATGGCCCAAGTGATTTACTTGGAAACGCCCCCAGGCTACTGGTATGCATTAAAGGAGGGAAAGCATGTCTACCTCGATTATGATAAAGGCTCCTTTCAGTATAAATTGGTGGCAGGATTGTCTAGGGGAACGGATTATCTGTATCAATATGACCAGAACGGAGTTTTGCTCAAAACCATCAAAATAATTGTTAAATAAACAGGGTGTTTCCATCCAAAACTTTGACAGCTTTGGGCTGGTGAAGAGAAAATAGGCCGATCACGGTCTATTTTTTATTTTATTGCATGAGCTGTAAGGAACGGGGAGGTTTTCGAGTATCCACTCGTAATAACATTTGTTAAAACCCTTGAGAAATCAAGGGTCATTTTTATTTCCTCAATCATCCACCCTGATTACATAACCCGCAGGGGTTATCGCATGCTAACATTTTTAACAGCTTTGATTCAACAAAAGCATCCTGAACGTCTTTGTTTCATCTTTCTCTCGAAGTTGTCAGCAACTTCTTTAAGCAATTTTGAGACCACATGGCAATATTCATCCATCGTAATTCATGTCACGGGTATGTGGAGTGGGGCAGACTTCGTACCAAGTAAGACGGTTTTTTGAATATACAGGTGCATTTGGAACTTTATACCTATTGCTCGTGACCATTCTATATCCGATACCTCAAAACGTGGGCATTATTTCCTTTTTATATATAGATTGGATATCTGGCATGTCGATCACCATGAGCACCTTCCATCTGTATGAAATCCTTTACAGAGAGGAGGGGACTGAATGCCCAATATTGAAGGTATCAACATCCAACAATCAAGTGCGGAACGCAAGAGCTACGTGGTTGTAGGAGCCATTCTATCATGTAGTAGTGGTAGTAAGCAGAGTAGGCTGAAAATGCCGTTCAGCCATGGTGTGTTCGTAAAAGGGAAGCCGCAAGTGAGCATCATGGATTTCGTCCCCAACATCAATATCATGCCATTTGGAAAATGCAGCAGCTTGAAAAATCCCGCCGTCGCCTCTGCCACCGCCGCCAATAATGGTGTTCACACTCCAATGCCGTGCACACCTCTGACGACAATGCCATGGATGGACGGGAAAGCGGACAAAATGGTCGGTGGCCATCCAGCATTGCTGAACAACTCAACAAATATGTGCTTCCATTGTGGGCTGATAAAGATTGAAGATGACGGGCAGGATTTGGGTGGTGTGACGATAGGAAGTCAGTCGCCAGCAAATAGCGGACCGTCAGCTACCGGTTTTGGGCAAGGACCAGCTTGCGAGAAGCCACAGGAAAAGCCAAACATGTGGGATAACTTTGTCAAAGGAATCTCGAAGTTAGGAGACGTTCCTGCTGCGATGCAAAAAGCGGCAAGTGAGCTGCCAGGGGCTTTGGAGAAAGCTGCAAATGATTTGCCAAAAGGGTTGAAGAAGGCAGCAGAGGATTTGCCAAAGGGTATTGAAGTGTTTGTGAGGGAAGGTCATATCGAGCCAATGCAAGAAGACTTGGATACGTTGCGGGATGAGGATATCAATCTTGAGGATGCACTTGCAATCAGTGGGCTTGTCGTTCATGCACTGACTTTGGGGAGAAGTAAAAACGTTAAGGATTTAGTGAAGGCGTTAAAGAAGGGAAAGAAGAGGACGGGTGATTTTAAGCCGATAAAAGAAGTAGAAATTGTAGATATGAATGGAAGACCAATCGGTGAGTTTGATGAGATAGACATGAAAAATGGCATTTTTTACGAGGATAAAACTGCAAAAGGACTAGACATTCTGAATCCCAAAACTGGGCTACCAGCACAAACACCACAGCAATTTGCCGATAAACAAATATTGACGAAAACTAGGAATAGAATTAACAACCTTCACAAAAGTGCTGTGTCCTCAAGACCAGCAGCTAATGGAAGCCCAGAAGCACCCTCTCTTGAAGAAATTAAAGGCATACGACAGTTTGTTTTCAGGCTGGATGGAGACACACCTGAGCTTAGAGAAGCTGTTGAAAAAAGCCTTGAGCAACTAAGAAAAGAGTTCCCAGAGTATACATTTAATGTTCAATTTGGAGGGAGATAAAAATGTCAATTTGTGCTTTTCTTCAAGAGCCTGAGAATGAATATGAAGAAAAATTTAATATTCCTGTTGCAACTGATTCTTTCTTTGAGGAATGTTGGAAGCCTGCTATTGAAGAACTGAACTTAGAATGGGTTAATGTTTTTTCAGTTGGATTAGATATGGTGAAAGAAGACTTGCCGTTTGTGATGAAGGAACTATCTATGATAAAGGATTGGGCAAAAACAAATTTACCCAACGAAAAACAAGAAAAAATAATTGAAAGAATTGAATTACTTGAGGCTGAACTTCCTAATGCTTTTCGAAGAGAAGGTGCAGTAGTATTTATTGGCTAGGTTTCAATAAGTAATGGTGGGGGCTACCCAGTGCCGAATGAGCCCTTCACCTTACAATCACTACTATAACCTTTAATCTACCTGAGGAAGTTTAGAACGTCTGGAAAGAGTACACTTAACTATGATTTGAAGGTTGAACATATTTGACACATCTAAACACTCTATACTAAGGCTACGCACGATGAATAAGCCGCTCGGGTAAATAACCGGGCGGTTTTTGCTTTGGGTACACGAATTTGGAAGGAGTAAGAGTATTGAGCCAATCGGATGGCTGCATATCCTAATCTTTGACATACCACTTTAGGATTGACACCTTGAATAAGAAGAAGCGTAGCATGAGTATGTCTTATGTCATGGAAACGTATTTTTGGAATGTCTACGCTCTTTATGACTCGTTTGTACGTTCTCTTCAGATTCCAGGGGGATCCCAGCAGCGCTTGAACGCTCTAAAATGTCAAAATTGGTAAAAACAAGCAGGAATCTGTCGTTTTTAGTAGAATATAACCCTCAATAAGTAATTGAGGTGAAAAAGTTAAATGCTGTTTGTCCTATTTTCAACATTAGAATACCTCGCAATTTTTGCTCTTATGACTACGCTGTTTCGGTTTGGTTTTTTGGTGCATATCAACCGGATTCTCTTTGTGAGTTTGGTATTAATGCTTTTCTCGTTTGGGCTACGACAATTTACGCCATATGAAGACTATGCAACCATAGCCCAAGTCGTCATAATCTTTGGGGCATTAATCTTAGTATGGAACGTGAATTGGGGGCATGCTGCCTTAATGACTATTATCACAGCAGGAATATACTTGGGTATTCAGATGATGGAAGTGTTCTTCCTGACCGTTATAGGAATCCTAGAGACAATTGAATCGTTAGGGGATCGAAGCATCAACACAGGGTTCATATTCCAGACAATCTCCGCATTCCTTACCTTTGCATTATGCTATGGACTTCGGAAATGTAGACTGCAATTTACATTTGTCAGAGACGGAGCGCCTTTCTTTATTCACCATAGAATCAACATGGTTATTTTGTCACTGATCATTGTAACAGGTGTATTGATAACGGTCTTGTTTAAATTAGCAAGTACATATGGAATTGCTTCCTTAGTGTGGATTTTCTTTGGGATGGCCATCGGAATCACTATACTGGCATGGCTGGCTATAAAAAGGGATGGGGAATATGATTGAAACTCTCGCTGAAAGAATAGCCATACAACTAAAGTCGATCAATCCGCATGAAACGAAGTCAGTCCCTACAATGAAGTTTGGGTTAATCCTTATCATCAACATGCTGCTCATCATTACGATTAGCCTTACCCTTTCACTCATGATAGGGACATTTCCAGGAACATTAATCACATTGGCCGGATTTTTAGTACTACGCCAATTTTCAGGAGGATTTCACTACTCATCGTCCGTCTACTGCACCATGACAAGTATAGTGGGAGCTGTATTAATCCCTCTAGTTCCCTTTCCTATTGAATTTGTCACCCCGATTATTATCATCACATTAGTCCTAGTAGCACTTTTTGCACCCCAAGAAATGGAAATGCAATCACGACTATTCAAACAAAATCAGACGTTGCTCCTCAAAACCATCTCAATTATCATCGTCAGTTTATTATTTTTCATAGAAAGCGAGACGCTGGTAAAGACCTTCTTTGTGCAAGCGCTGACGCTAATTCCACTGAAAGGAGGTGGAAAAGATGAGAAATAAAGCGATGATGTTCGTAGCGAAACATGTTTCAGCAATTGCTTCATTTGTTGCGGTACTGGCGGTATCTACAGCATCCTTTGGTTTCGTGGGGAAACCTGAGATTCCAGAGGAATTAAAGAAATAAGAAGCAACGAACGGGGAAAAATGGTTGTCCCATTGCAATTCTGTAAATCTTTACTTTATGAACAGAACATCCGTGTATGATTATATTGTACTTATAGACTGCTTCTTTCAAATCATTACCAATAACCTCATTCCCCTTGATGGACAAGGGGGTTCTTTTTTTATTGCGCTTGGTTCATTGGCGTCTACAACACTGTTTTTTGAATCGTTAATGAATCCAAGTGGACTGTCTCTTAGTCGGAAAATCGACTTTCGAGACAGCCCTCCTTATTTTTACATACGCTTAACGCTTAATGAAACTTGGAAAGAGCGAATTTAGCTGTAAAATTCATTTTTTTCATATAGGAAGAGTTCGCTCCAGCTTGAAATTGTACAGAAATATTGCCGTCTTTTTCTGCTTGAAAGACGCGTCCGTAAGGTGAATTAGCAGGGTATGTACCAATCACTTGATTATCCGCATCAAAGACTGTATAAGAGATCGGGAATCCTGAATTGGTTACAAATATCGTAAGTTCTTCTCCCTTTTTAAGCGAGAAAGATTCTTTTTGCGTTACTTCGTATGAGCTCAGAGAATAGTATTTCGTAACCTCTTGAATGTCTAAAGCAGTTGTTGCTGCGCTAGCTTTTGAGACTTCCAATCCTGGCAAATATACACCCGAAAGTAGTGCAATTCCTAATGCCCCTGCTAAAATGGCTTTTTTCATAATCGTGGCTCCTCCTTTTTTGCTCATCCATGAGCGAAAGTAAATATTTGGAAATTACACCCATTATAATCTCGTTGAAAATGATTATCAATAAGTTTTTTTTAGATTTGTTAGATTACCTCGTACGGCGTGATAAACAGGGCATAAAAAAAGAGAGTGATTCCATTGAATCAACATCCCCCTAAAAACGGCATACACATCCCTGTATCCGGACAAAACCCTTCATTCGCCGCACACAACCTCTCCGTAAACCCAGGCTCCTTCTGCGCCAGAAACTTAAAATAACAAACAATTTCATGATTCCTTACAGCTAGACTATTCAACTGAAAATCCAACACATACTTCCGATCCACATGCTGATAGTACAAGCCTTTCTTCGTAAACGGAGGAGGGTACACCTTTGATGGCAAAGTCGGAATAATATCATGGACATTCACAATCCGAACACTGTTTTTTACTGTCTCATTAAACCGCGAAGCAAAGACAGGATCTCCGACACGAGGACTCCCATACGTATACACAACAGGTCGCATAAACTTCGTATTCACCGCAATATCCAAACCAGCAAGTGCGGCCAAACCTCCCCCTAAACTGTGCCCCGCAACAAATAGTCTTTTCGATCTTGAAAGCTTGCTCAACTCCCGAATCAATTCATCTCTCGCAGATTGATAAATACAAGTAAACCCACGATGGGTCTTTCCTGCCTTTTTGACAAAACGATAGGGGACTTGATACAAATCTTGATCAGACTCATTGTCATTAAACGTGCGTGTTCCCCGAAAAGCAACAACAATACTGTCTGGAGACTCGGCTACAAAACCAAATATCTCCTGCTCTGGAGTCTCAACACCAGCCAATGCTCGAATCGTCG
This genomic stretch from Brevibacillus sp. DP1.3A harbors:
- a CDS encoding lipase family protein — protein: MIDRIYNSEDAILLAAMIHQAYQLFETDSLVLPKGYRQRSTIRALAGVETPEQEIFGFVAESPDSIVVAFRGTRTFNDNESDQDLYQVPYRFVKKAGKTHRGFTCIYQSARDELIRELSKLSRSKRLFVAGHSLGGGLAALAGLDIAVNTKFMRPVVYTYGSPRVGDPVFASRFNETVKNSVRIVNVHDIIPTLPSKVYPPPFTKKGLYYQHVDRKYVLDFQLNSLAVRNHEIVCYFKFLAQKEPGFTERLCAANEGFCPDTGMCMPFLGGC
- a CDS encoding accessory gene regulator ArgB-like protein, whose protein sequence is MIETLAERIAIQLKSINPHETKSVPTMKFGLILIINMLLIITISLTLSLMIGTFPGTLITLAGFLVLRQFSGGFHYSSSVYCTMTSIVGAVLIPLVPFPIEFVTPIIIITLVLVALFAPQEMEMQSRLFKQNQTLLLKTISIIIVSLLFFIESETLVKTFFVQALTLIPLKGGGKDEK
- a CDS encoding DUF4280 domain-containing protein; translated protein: MPNIEGINIQQSSAERKSYVVVGAILSCSSGSKQSRLKMPFSHGVFVKGKPQVSIMDFVPNINIMPFGKCSSLKNPAVASATAANNGVHTPMPCTPLTTMPWMDGKADKMVGGHPALLNNSTNMCFHCGLIKIEDDGQDLGGVTIGSQSPANSGPSATGFGQGPACEKPQEKPNMWDNFVKGISKLGDVPAAMQKAASELPGALEKAANDLPKGLKKAAEDLPKGIEVFVREGHIEPMQEDLDTLRDEDINLEDALAISGLVVHALTLGRSKNVKDLVKALKKGKKRTGDFKPIKEVEIVDMNGRPIGEFDEIDMKNGIFYEDKTAKGLDILNPKTGLPAQTPQQFADKQILTKTRNRINNLHKSAVSSRPAANGSPEAPSLEEIKGIRQFVFRLDGDTPELREAVEKSLEQLRKEFPEYTFNVQFGGR
- a CDS encoding tyrosine-type recombinase/integrase yields the protein MLGSPWNLKRTYKRVIKSVDIPKIRFHDIRHTHATLLLIQGVNPKVVCQRLGYAAIRLAQYSYSFQIRVPKAKTARLFTRAAYSSCVALV
- a CDS encoding cyclic lactone autoinducer peptide is translated as MRNKAMMFVAKHVSAIASFVAVLAVSTASFGFVGKPEIPEELKK